A window of Chlorobium phaeobacteroides DSM 266 genomic DNA:
AAGGAATACCTTCTGCCTGCAGCGCCTGCATCATGATCTGACGTTCCCCGGATGAGTCGGCAAGCACGGAGTATTGCGCCCATGCCGAACAGTAGCCTTCCGGAACTGACGGAACGCGGAGAACATCCTTGAGTTTTTCACTGTAGGATCGGGCGACCCGCTGACGCTCTTCGAGTTCATCATCAAAAATAGTGAGTTTTTCCAGCAAGACGGCTGCCTGCATGGTATCAAGCCTGCCGTTGATGCCGATCCGGTCATTGCTGTACTTGTCCTTTCCGCTGCCATGCACTCTGACCGAACGAAGCAGACCGTCGAGCTCCCCGTCATCGGTAAATACCGCACCCCCGTCACCATAACAACCAAGGGGCTTGGCGGGAAAAAACGAAGTGGCGCCACAGAGGCCGAAACCGCCTGCGCGCTTTCCCCTGAAGCTGCCACCGAAACTCTGCGCGGCATCTTCAAGCATCCACAAGCCGAACGTGTCCGCAACCGCTTCAAGACGACTGTAGTCGGCGGGAAGACCGAAAATATCGACCGGAATAATAGCCTTCGGACGCAATCCGTGTTCATGAGCCTCTTCAACAGCTCGTTCGACAAGTGAAGGATCAATGTTAAACGTTTCAGGAGAGACATCAACAAAAACAGGAACCGCTCCGGCAAGAGTGATAACCTCTGCTGTTGCGATAAACGTAAAGGGTGTAGTCAATACCGCATCTCCCCGTCCGATACCTTTTGCAAGAAGCGGCATCAGAAGCGCATCGGTTCCGGATGAACAGGAGACGCAATGTTTGACTCCGACATATTCGGCAAGACGGGATTCGAGCTCCGAAATTTCAGGACCCATGATATATTGACCATGATCGATAATCGCTTCAAGACGATGAAGCAGGCTTTTGCGGATCCGGTCTTTCTGGGTAAGCAGATCAATAAATTGCATAGTGTTGTAATTAAGATGACTGAGTGCCGGAAGGTAAAGCGCCATGTTCGACATTTGTTCAGGACTTTGCCTGAAAACCGGAACTATACTGTAGCAAATCAGGATGTTTTTTAAGATACTGATTGAGAGCATCTTTTTTAAGAGAGTTTGCACTCTTTTTACACAAGCATGACGTTTTACGAAGCAGCAACAACTACGCAGGGATACAGCGCAGCGATCGTCCCTGACAGTTG
This region includes:
- a CDS encoding DegT/DnrJ/EryC1/StrS family aminotransferase, yielding MQFIDLLTQKDRIRKSLLHRLEAIIDHGQYIMGPEISELESRLAEYVGVKHCVSCSSGTDALLMPLLAKGIGRGDAVLTTPFTFIATAEVITLAGAVPVFVDVSPETFNIDPSLVERAVEEAHEHGLRPKAIIPVDIFGLPADYSRLEAVADTFGLWMLEDAAQSFGGSFRGKRAGGFGLCGATSFFPAKPLGCYGDGGAVFTDDGELDGLLRSVRVHGSGKDKYSNDRIGINGRLDTMQAAVLLEKLTIFDDELEERQRVARSYSEKLKDVLRVPSVPEGYCSAWAQYSVLADSSGERQIMMQALQAEGIPSVIYYKIPLHLQKAYASLGYREGDFPVSEELSRKIFSLPMHPYLREEEIERIATVIGTQKK